Genomic DNA from Rhodothermales bacterium:
TGAAGGAACAGGTACGCTACGCGCTGGCGACGGGTGCGTTTCCCGTAGGCTCCAGACTGCCATCGACGCGCGTCCTGGCCGATCAACTGCATATATCCTTTCATACCGTCCGCAAGGCCTATCAGGAATTGGCGGAAGAAGGTTTGCTGGAATCCATAAAAGGGAGCGGATTCAGGGTCTGCGAGCGGCTGGCGCCCAATGTCGAGGATCGCATGGAACAGGGCGCCGCCATCGTGCACGAGACGTTGCAGCGATTGCTCGGGCTCGGACTCGAGGAATCCGAGGTCGAGTACCTGCTCGAAGAACAGTTCTCCGTGCTCGAGCGCGCCAACGACCGCCCCCGGGTACTGTTTGTCGCGGCGTACCAGGAGATGGCGGAGGCGTGCGCCGAAGCGGTAACCCACACCCTCCAGACGCCGCTCGACCCGATCGCGCTGGCCGCGATGGACCAGGAGCAGGACGCCGAATACGTCCTCACCCCGCACGTGAACGTGCGGCAGGCCATGGACCTGCTGCCGCGCAGCGACGTGCTCAGCGTCACCGTCTACCTCACGCCGGAGACGCTCGACCGCATCGCCCGGCTCCGGTCGCACGAAACGCTGGGCATCGTGAGCTACTACGCCGGCACGATTCCCTTTCTCATGAAAGAGATCCAGCAACAGACCGGCTTCGAGGGCCAGATGTTCGGGGCATCGATCGACCAGGGATCGCGGCATATCCTGCAGCTCAGCGGCCAGCTCGATCTGCTGGCCTACACGCCGCGCAGCCGCCGGCGCCTGCTTCAACTGCGGCAGGACATGCAGCACCTGCTGGCCCCGATCGACTGGTTCATCGCGCGCGACTCGCTCGACGCCATCAAACGGCTGATACCGTCCTGATGGGCAGTCCTGTCACTCGATCTGCTTTTCGGAAATGATCTCTTCGAGCGCCGGCGGCACCGCCGCCTTTTCGCGTTCTTCTTCCTCGACCTGATCCGGATACTTTACGCGTCCGTGGTGCATGCCCACAAGCATGGCGAGGAAGGTGTCCTTGATGATGTTCAGATCGTGA
This window encodes:
- a CDS encoding GntR family transcriptional regulator, with protein sequence MITIDRSSRKHVLEQLKEQVRYALATGAFPVGSRLPSTRVLADQLHISFHTVRKAYQELAEEGLLESIKGSGFRVCERLAPNVEDRMEQGAAIVHETLQRLLGLGLEESEVEYLLEEQFSVLERANDRPRVLFVAAYQEMAEACAEAVTHTLQTPLDPIALAAMDQEQDAEYVLTPHVNVRQAMDLLPRSDVLSVTVYLTPETLDRIARLRSHETLGIVSYYAGTIPFLMKEIQQQTGFEGQMFGASIDQGSRHILQLSGQLDLLAYTPRSRRRLLQLRQDMQHLLAPIDWFIARDSLDAIKRLIPS